The following proteins come from a genomic window of Shinella zoogloeoides:
- a CDS encoding DUF2147 domain-containing protein gives MRIAVLTALSALTLTAAASQAQQSADPSGVWLRDDGNARVRIAPCGRNICATNLWIRDTSKGEEAGDRLIMSLQPKSPDTLSGTAFDEKRDRTYSITVQVSDKSLLTRGCILGGVLCKNVRWRPAR, from the coding sequence ATGAGGATAGCCGTTCTGACTGCACTTTCCGCTCTGACACTGACTGCCGCGGCCTCCCAGGCGCAGCAATCCGCCGATCCAAGCGGTGTCTGGCTGCGCGACGACGGGAACGCGCGTGTGCGCATCGCACCATGCGGCCGCAATATCTGCGCGACCAATCTCTGGATCCGGGATACCAGCAAAGGCGAAGAGGCCGGCGACCGCCTGATCATGTCGCTTCAGCCCAAATCGCCGGATACATTGTCCGGCACCGCCTTTGATGAGAAACGCGATCGCACTTATTCGATCACGGTGCAGGTATCCGACAAATCGCTTTTAACGCGTGGCTGTATCCTCGGCGGCGTGCTTTGCAAGAATGTGCGCTGGCGGCCTGCTCGATGA
- a CDS encoding SAM-dependent methyltransferase, with amino-acid sequence MDAVISSVDIGKITVVLPSGERIEHVGTRPGPSAAITIHKWRAVRRLATGGDLGFAEAYVDGDWSTPNLEATLELAARNIDMLDGKISGHLAIRLLQRFRHVLRANNKTGSRKNIAYHYDLGNAFYREWLDPSMTYSSALYTEPTLSLEEAQRAKIERVKQLLMIEGGDRVLEIGCGWGALAASLGHAGVEVEGVTLSPAQLDYATEHIRASGLEDAVRLQLKDYRDVTGTYDRIVSIEMLEAVGEAYWPLFFKTLQQRLRAGGHAVLQVITIDESRFAAYRGGADFIQRHVFPGGMLPTKGIIQEQAARAGLQLVQSEYFGLDYARTLLEWRRRFHAAWPRISALGYSKQFHRLWDYYLCYCAAGFKAGTIDVGLYVLERPADPTRPRRETAALIPTLPGN; translated from the coding sequence ATGGACGCCGTCATTTCATCAGTCGATATCGGGAAAATCACGGTCGTCCTGCCCTCCGGCGAACGTATTGAACATGTCGGAACACGCCCGGGGCCTTCGGCGGCGATCACTATTCACAAATGGCGGGCCGTCCGCCGGCTCGCGACAGGCGGTGATCTCGGCTTCGCTGAAGCCTATGTCGACGGGGACTGGTCGACGCCGAATCTGGAAGCCACCCTGGAACTGGCCGCACGCAACATCGATATGCTCGATGGGAAGATTTCAGGTCACTTGGCGATCAGGCTGCTGCAGCGGTTTCGCCATGTTCTGCGCGCGAACAACAAGACCGGCAGCCGGAAGAACATCGCCTATCACTACGACCTCGGCAATGCCTTCTACAGGGAGTGGCTCGATCCGAGCATGACCTATTCCTCCGCACTCTACACGGAACCGACCCTCAGCCTGGAAGAGGCCCAAAGGGCAAAGATAGAGCGAGTCAAACAGCTCCTGATGATCGAAGGTGGAGATCGCGTTCTGGAGATCGGCTGCGGTTGGGGAGCGCTCGCCGCAAGTCTCGGCCACGCAGGCGTCGAGGTGGAAGGGGTCACGCTCTCCCCCGCGCAACTGGACTACGCGACGGAACACATCCGGGCCAGCGGTCTGGAGGACGCGGTACGTCTGCAGTTGAAAGACTATAGGGATGTTACAGGGACCTATGATCGGATCGTCTCCATCGAGATGCTGGAAGCGGTAGGCGAGGCCTATTGGCCCCTGTTCTTCAAAACGCTGCAGCAAAGGCTTCGCGCGGGCGGACACGCCGTGCTTCAGGTCATCACGATCGACGAGAGCCGTTTTGCCGCATATCGAGGCGGTGCAGATTTCATTCAGCGACATGTCTTCCCTGGCGGCATGCTTCCGACCAAAGGCATAATTCAGGAGCAGGCCGCGCGCGCAGGACTTCAATTGGTGCAATCCGAGTACTTTGGATTGGATTATGCTCGAACGCTCCTCGAATGGCGGCGACGCTTCCATGCTGCTTGGCCCAGGATTAGCGCATTAGGTTACTCCAAACAGTTCCACCGGTTGTGGGACTATTATCTTTGTTACTGCGCGGCCGGTTTTAAGGCCGGAACCATAGATGTCGGCCTTTACGTCCTCGAACGGCCTGCCGACCCGACTCGCCCAAGGCGGGAAACTGCCGCGCTTATTCCCACGCTTCCTGGTAACTGA
- a CDS encoding biliverdin-producing heme oxygenase, protein MIGVFQSVEEYRGYVAFIGRFRFAMDRVMHNVIWPRDWSWRPQAVYDSIAQDASDLGIRLTDAHTSIAPFDNHSALLGALYVLEGSTLGARVLKSRAAALGMTDSFGARHLAVMTRDISHWQSFLRQLDDAEDFDIECADRAANAVFDLALRCVETERVAVS, encoded by the coding sequence TTGATCGGCGTATTTCAAAGCGTTGAAGAGTATCGCGGATATGTTGCCTTTATCGGCAGATTTCGCTTTGCGATGGATCGCGTTATGCACAATGTCATCTGGCCGAGGGATTGGTCCTGGCGCCCGCAGGCCGTGTACGATTCGATTGCGCAGGACGCCTCGGATCTAGGTATCCGGCTAACGGACGCCCACACTTCTATCGCTCCATTTGATAATCACAGTGCACTGCTGGGTGCGCTTTACGTTCTGGAAGGATCCACCCTAGGCGCGCGGGTTCTAAAATCACGAGCCGCTGCGCTGGGAATGACTGATAGTTTCGGTGCACGGCATCTGGCGGTGATGACGCGCGACATCTCGCACTGGCAGTCCTTTCTTCGTCAACTGGACGACGCTGAAGACTTCGACATCGAATGCGCCGACCGGGCCGCCAATGCGGTCTTCGACCTCGCCTTGCGGTGCGTCGAGACAGAGCGGGTCGCCGTATCCTGA
- a CDS encoding DUF1295 domain-containing protein — MSAAALFLFLAAAISLGMAAVWLAVVKGAGSGWVDTVWSFLVGGAGVAAALVPVSGWEGDGQRRLLMAAVAALWSCRLGLHILRRTLKGGEDPRYAKLQEEWGERWRWRLFLFLQIQAAAALLLTTTIFATARNPALGWQWSDIAGIAIIVIAVVGEGIADAQLARFRDDDTNGGKVCDVGLWGLSRHPNYFFQWFGWVGYAVVAVGPAGDWGWGWLALAGPALMYWLLVHVSGIPPLEAHMMRSRGAAFTAYARRVNAFWPGPQKREQTT, encoded by the coding sequence ATGTCGGCGGCGGCGCTCTTCCTTTTTCTGGCCGCCGCTATCTCGCTGGGCATGGCAGCCGTTTGGCTCGCGGTCGTGAAGGGGGCGGGATCCGGCTGGGTCGATACCGTCTGGTCCTTTCTCGTGGGCGGGGCCGGTGTCGCCGCCGCGCTTGTTCCGGTTTCGGGCTGGGAGGGCGATGGGCAGCGACGGCTTCTCATGGCAGCGGTGGCCGCGCTCTGGTCTTGTCGTCTTGGCCTGCATATCCTGCGGCGCACACTGAAAGGCGGTGAGGATCCTCGCTACGCGAAACTTCAGGAGGAATGGGGCGAACGCTGGCGCTGGCGTCTCTTCCTGTTTCTGCAGATCCAGGCCGCCGCCGCGCTTCTCCTGACCACCACGATCTTCGCCACAGCACGCAACCCGGCCTTGGGCTGGCAGTGGAGCGATATTGCCGGCATCGCGATCATCGTCATCGCCGTCGTGGGGGAAGGCATTGCCGATGCGCAGCTGGCGCGGTTTCGCGACGACGACACCAACGGGGGTAAGGTCTGCGATGTCGGGCTCTGGGGCCTGTCGCGCCATCCCAACTATTTCTTCCAGTGGTTCGGATGGGTTGGTTATGCAGTCGTGGCTGTTGGTCCTGCCGGAGATTGGGGCTGGGGTTGGCTGGCGCTTGCAGGCCCCGCCCTGATGTATTGGCTGCTTGTGCACGTTTCAGGGATTCCGCCGCTTGAAGCGCACATGATGCGTTCGCGTGGCGCTGCCTTCACCGCCTATGCCAGGCGCGTCAATGCCTTCTGGCCGGGCCCACAAAAACGGGAGCAGACGACATGA
- a CDS encoding NAD(P)/FAD-dependent oxidoreductase yields MRHFPQSDRPLKIAIVGTGVAGLSAAWLLSQRHDVTVFEADNRIGGHSHTVDAGGAPVDTGFIVYNEATYPNLTALFAHLDVPTKASDMSFAVSMDGGKLEYAGANLGGLFAQRSNLASPRFWSMLRDLMRFYRQAPSGVRNLDPSASLNDYLDSAGFGRAFREDHLYPMAAAIWSTPALEIGNYPALSFVRFCENHGLLKFVRRPIWRTVDGGSRAYVERLTASFRDRIRTNAPVRSIRRVNGAVEISVGGGEAEWFDHVVIGAHADQALAMLADRSPREDELLNVFAYGDNETVLHRDETLMPSRRRVWASWNYLAQSGRDGAAMRKPCVTYWMNRLQGISDPRPYFVTLSPLHAPAEDKVIWRGLYQHPLFNAATLTAQRQLWSLQGEANTWFCGSYFGSGFHEDAIQAGLAVGENLGGVMRPWSVRGESDRIFQNLQGA; encoded by the coding sequence ATGCGCCATTTTCCTCAATCGGATCGGCCACTCAAAATCGCGATCGTCGGCACGGGCGTTGCCGGTCTTTCAGCGGCGTGGTTGCTGTCGCAACGCCACGACGTGACGGTTTTCGAGGCCGACAATCGTATTGGCGGCCATTCGCACACGGTGGATGCCGGCGGCGCGCCGGTCGATACAGGCTTCATCGTCTACAACGAGGCGACCTATCCCAACCTCACGGCTTTGTTCGCACATCTCGACGTGCCGACCAAGGCGTCGGACATGTCCTTCGCCGTTTCGATGGACGGTGGGAAGCTGGAATATGCCGGCGCGAACCTTGGCGGTCTTTTCGCCCAGCGCAGCAACCTCGCCAGCCCGCGCTTCTGGTCGATGCTGCGAGACCTCATGCGTTTCTACCGTCAGGCGCCAAGCGGCGTGCGCAATCTCGATCCTTCCGCTAGCCTCAACGACTATCTCGATAGCGCCGGCTTCGGGCGGGCGTTTCGCGAAGACCACCTTTATCCAATGGCGGCTGCGATCTGGTCGACACCGGCACTTGAGATCGGGAATTATCCGGCGCTTTCCTTCGTGCGCTTCTGCGAGAACCACGGCTTGCTGAAATTCGTGCGCCGACCAATCTGGCGAACGGTCGATGGCGGAAGTCGCGCCTATGTCGAGCGTCTTACCGCGTCATTCCGCGACAGGATCCGGACAAATGCGCCGGTGAGGTCAATCCGTCGCGTCAACGGCGCGGTTGAGATTTCCGTGGGTGGCGGCGAGGCCGAATGGTTCGATCACGTCGTGATCGGCGCCCATGCCGACCAGGCACTGGCGATGCTTGCCGACCGCTCCCCACGCGAAGATGAACTGTTGAACGTGTTCGCCTATGGCGACAACGAGACGGTGCTTCATCGGGACGAAACTTTGATGCCAAGTCGCAGGCGTGTCTGGGCAAGCTGGAACTACCTCGCGCAATCCGGACGTGACGGCGCGGCGATGCGCAAGCCCTGTGTCACCTACTGGATGAACCGGTTGCAGGGGATTTCCGATCCTCGTCCGTACTTCGTCACGCTTAGCCCCTTACATGCCCCGGCCGAAGACAAGGTAATCTGGCGCGGGCTCTACCAGCATCCGCTCTTCAATGCGGCGACTCTAACCGCCCAACGGCAACTATGGTCGCTGCAGGGTGAAGCGAACACTTGGTTCTGTGGGTCCTATTTCGGATCCGGCTTTCATGAAGATGCAATCCAAGCGGGCTTGGCTGTTGGTGAGAACCTGGGTGGAGTTATGCGGCCATGGTCGGTCCGAGGAGAATCCGATCGAATATTCCAAAACTTGCAGGGCGCTTAA
- a CDS encoding DUF2177 family protein translates to MKTIVIAYLATGIAFLIVDAIWLSTMADMLYRPLLGDKLAPQFHLAPAVVFYLIYVVGIVFFAVMPALDGGGLGKAALNGAVLGLVAYATYDLTNQATLKDWPLSVTLADIPWGAFVTAVGASAGFLAASRVG, encoded by the coding sequence ATGAAAACCATCGTCATCGCCTATCTGGCGACCGGCATCGCCTTTCTGATCGTCGATGCCATCTGGCTTTCGACGATGGCGGATATGCTGTACCGGCCGCTCCTGGGCGACAAGCTGGCGCCGCAGTTTCATCTGGCACCGGCCGTTGTGTTCTATCTGATCTATGTTGTCGGCATCGTGTTTTTCGCCGTGATGCCTGCGCTCGATGGGGGTGGGCTCGGCAAGGCGGCGCTGAACGGTGCGGTCCTCGGTCTCGTGGCATATGCGACCTACGATCTCACCAACCAGGCGACGCTCAAGGACTGGCCGCTTTCCGTTACGCTCGCCGATATTCCCTGGGGTGCTTTCGTGACCGCGGTCGGCGCATCAGCCGGCTTTCTCGCGGCGAGCCGCGTCGGCTGA
- a CDS encoding PAS domain-containing protein, producing the protein MTLTPNAVSEMNQRIRAIDWEKTSFGAEADWPQELRMALSLCLATTLPTALYWGDDLRLLYNDAWAPIAGEKHPWALGRPAREVWADIWHVIEPQLHAVLQTGQGFSVTDQMLPMQRGGRIQLTHWDYSFAPIFGQNGKVLGIFNQGNETTARLSAERALRASEERLEYALGASDTVGTWDWDIPNDRVIADARFAKLYGVTREKAAAGAPIADFFNAIHPDDLPHVEKAIAAALKDGSVFSQEYRLLQPDGAHRWVIAEGRPTLAPDGTPLRFPGISFDITDRKDAEAALRDSEERLRAITNSIDQMIWSTTPDGYHDYYNQRWYDFTGVPPGSTDGEGWAGMFHPEDQDRAWSVWRRSLETGEPYHIEYRLRHRSGKYRWVLGRAQPVRNEDGAITRWFGSCTDIQDIVDAREVLARSREELEKEVQERTARLIDAEAQLRQAQKMEAVGQLTGGVAHDFNNMLAVILGAMNLLERRLARGETDLARYIEAAKDGANRAAALTQRLLAFSRRQPLQPEIIEPNRMVTGMSDLLARALGEQVQVETVLAAGLWRINADVSQLENAILNLAVNGRDAMPNGGRLTVETANTFVSEDYAQEHSMSPGQYVMIAVTDTGTGMSSDTLAKAFDPFFTTKEVGKGSGLGLSQVFGFVRQSGGHVKIYSEPGHGTTVKLYLPRHYGEAETRDITPQNVEPARGAHGELVLVVEDDERVRNFSVEALRELGYTVAEANSGAAALALLGEGLKPTLLFTDIVMPEMTGRELATLASKDLGELKVLYTTGYTRNAVVHNGILDPGTHLLQKPFSLEQLAEKVRRVIDG; encoded by the coding sequence ATGACCCTCACTCCAAACGCAGTCAGCGAGATGAACCAGCGCATTCGGGCGATCGACTGGGAGAAAACATCCTTTGGTGCCGAAGCCGACTGGCCGCAGGAACTACGGATGGCGCTGAGCCTGTGTCTCGCCACTACGCTTCCTACGGCGCTCTATTGGGGAGACGATCTTCGTCTTCTGTATAACGACGCCTGGGCGCCGATTGCGGGAGAAAAACACCCTTGGGCACTGGGGCGCCCGGCCCGCGAGGTCTGGGCCGATATCTGGCACGTGATCGAGCCCCAACTCCACGCCGTGCTGCAGACCGGCCAGGGATTTTCGGTCACCGATCAGATGCTGCCCATGCAGCGCGGCGGTCGCATACAGCTAACCCACTGGGACTACAGCTTCGCGCCGATCTTCGGACAGAACGGCAAGGTCCTCGGCATATTCAACCAAGGCAACGAGACGACGGCGCGCCTGTCGGCCGAGCGGGCGCTGCGCGCCAGTGAGGAGAGGCTGGAATATGCTCTTGGCGCATCGGATACGGTGGGCACATGGGATTGGGACATCCCCAATGACCGGGTGATTGCCGATGCGCGCTTTGCCAAACTCTACGGCGTAACGCGCGAAAAGGCCGCCGCCGGGGCGCCGATTGCCGATTTCTTCAATGCCATCCACCCGGACGATCTTCCCCATGTGGAAAAGGCCATTGCGGCGGCCTTGAAGGATGGCAGCGTTTTTTCCCAGGAATACCGTCTCCTCCAGCCGGACGGCGCGCACAGATGGGTCATCGCCGAAGGCCGGCCGACGCTTGCGCCCGATGGGACGCCTCTGCGCTTCCCCGGCATCAGCTTCGATATAACCGACCGTAAAGATGCAGAAGCCGCTCTCCGCGACAGCGAGGAGCGCCTCCGGGCGATCACGAACTCCATCGACCAGATGATCTGGTCGACGACGCCGGATGGATACCACGACTACTATAACCAGCGCTGGTACGATTTCACTGGGGTCCCGCCAGGTTCGACCGATGGCGAGGGCTGGGCCGGCATGTTCCATCCCGAGGATCAGGACCGTGCCTGGTCCGTCTGGCGGCGTAGCCTGGAGACGGGCGAGCCCTATCACATCGAATATCGGCTTCGGCACCGTAGCGGAAAATACCGCTGGGTGCTGGGCCGCGCGCAGCCTGTGCGCAATGAGGATGGTGCAATCACCCGCTGGTTCGGCTCCTGTACGGACATCCAGGACATTGTCGATGCGCGAGAGGTGCTCGCCCGGTCTCGCGAGGAGCTTGAAAAGGAAGTGCAGGAACGAACCGCCAGGCTCATCGACGCCGAAGCGCAGCTTCGGCAGGCGCAAAAAATGGAAGCCGTCGGCCAACTCACCGGAGGCGTGGCCCATGACTTCAATAACATGCTGGCCGTCATTCTCGGCGCGATGAACCTCCTTGAAAGACGCCTGGCCCGCGGGGAAACAGATCTAGCGCGTTACATCGAGGCCGCCAAGGACGGGGCAAACCGTGCCGCCGCCCTCACCCAGCGCCTGCTTGCCTTCTCCCGTCGCCAGCCGCTTCAGCCTGAAATCATCGAACCGAACCGCATGGTCACGGGCATGAGTGATCTGCTGGCGAGAGCCCTCGGAGAGCAGGTCCAGGTCGAAACCGTGCTCGCCGCGGGGCTATGGCGCATTAATGCGGATGTCAGCCAACTTGAGAACGCGATCCTCAATCTTGCCGTCAACGGCCGCGATGCCATGCCGAACGGCGGCCGGCTGACGGTCGAAACCGCCAACACATTCGTCTCAGAGGACTATGCCCAAGAACATTCGATGTCGCCCGGCCAATATGTGATGATTGCCGTCACCGATACGGGCACGGGAATGAGCAGCGACACGCTCGCGAAAGCGTTCGATCCCTTTTTCACGACAAAAGAGGTCGGCAAAGGGTCCGGCCTCGGCCTGAGCCAAGTTTTCGGCTTCGTACGCCAGTCGGGCGGACACGTAAAGATCTATTCCGAACCGGGCCACGGAACCACCGTGAAGCTCTACCTCCCACGTCATTACGGCGAGGCGGAAACCAGAGACATAACACCGCAGAATGTCGAGCCTGCTCGTGGCGCACATGGCGAACTCGTACTGGTGGTGGAAGATGACGAGCGGGTGCGCAACTTCTCCGTCGAGGCGCTACGCGAACTCGGTTACACGGTGGCGGAAGCCAATAGCGGGGCGGCAGCGCTAGCCCTGTTGGGAGAGGGCCTGAAGCCCACGCTCCTCTTTACCGATATCGTTATGCCGGAGATGACGGGCCGCGAGCTCGCCACGCTGGCATCGAAAGATCTAGGTGAACTGAAGGTACTTTACACGACCGGCTACACCCGGAACGCCGTCGTTCACAACGGCATCCTGGATCCAGGAACCCATCTGCTTCAAAAGCCTTTCAGTCTGGAGCAACTGGCTGAAAAGGTTCGACGCGTGATCGATGGCTAG
- a CDS encoding ChrR family anti-sigma-E factor: protein MTTTHHATDETLMRYAAGTLAAAPAIVVRAHLASCPACRARVGEYEALGGALLEETEPTQMSATALNDVLAMLDDEDAAPALLAPPPLAPVEIEGIRLPDALRGCDIGRWRWIGPGMKMSRVGVPQDPDANLILLKVAPGRALPDHGHVGTEFTYIVSGSFSDRFGRFLPGDLAEMDEDVEHQPIVDKDGECICLAALEGKMRFKNVIGRMLQPIFGI, encoded by the coding sequence ATGACCACCACACATCACGCAACCGACGAGACCCTGATGCGTTATGCGGCCGGCACGCTTGCCGCCGCGCCCGCCATCGTCGTCAGGGCGCATCTGGCGAGCTGCCCGGCCTGCCGCGCCCGCGTCGGCGAATATGAAGCGCTGGGCGGCGCGCTCCTGGAAGAAACGGAACCGACGCAGATGTCGGCAACTGCACTGAACGACGTCCTCGCCATGCTCGATGACGAGGATGCCGCCCCCGCCCTCCTCGCACCGCCGCCGCTGGCGCCGGTAGAGATTGAAGGCATTCGCCTGCCGGACGCCTTGCGCGGCTGCGATATCGGACGCTGGCGCTGGATCGGCCCCGGTATGAAGATGAGCCGGGTCGGCGTGCCGCAGGATCCGGATGCCAATCTCATCTTGCTCAAGGTCGCCCCCGGCCGCGCGCTTCCCGACCACGGGCATGTCGGCACCGAGTTCACCTACATCGTATCGGGATCGTTTTCCGACCGTTTCGGCCGGTTCCTCCCCGGGGACCTTGCTGAAATGGATGAGGATGTCGAGCACCAGCCGATCGTCGACAAAGATGGCGAGTGCATCTGCCTCGCCGCCCTAGAAGGCAAGATGCGCTTCAAGAACGTCATCGGCCGCATGCTGCAGCCGATCTTCGGGATCTGA
- a CDS encoding DUF982 domain-containing protein translates to MNSKVFDRPVYLRERRELIREITCLEDAIDFLEEWPERDRDIVHDAALKTCYMAFDGRKPVKIGRNAIRSFGEKKGILVKTPSVMPWMIRSRSGGGRLSA, encoded by the coding sequence ATGAACTCTAAGGTATTTGATAGACCCGTATATCTGAGGGAGCGCAGGGAGCTGATCCGAGAGATAACGTGCCTGGAAGACGCCATCGATTTTCTGGAAGAATGGCCTGAGAGAGATCGTGACATCGTTCACGACGCAGCATTGAAGACCTGCTACATGGCCTTCGACGGCCGTAAACCCGTAAAGATTGGACGCAATGCCATTCGCTCTTTTGGAGAGAAGAAGGGCATTCTGGTGAAAACACCCAGCGTCATGCCGTGGATGATCCGGTCGCGCTCCGGCGGCGGACGCCTGTCCGCGTAA
- a CDS encoding sigma-70 family RNA polymerase sigma factor codes for MNEASNPVERDHKPGFQTGRRLAVVSSRDKQQTPSPDALVDMMRQVSQDRDRQAFALLFRHFGPKLKTFFLRWTMSSVAAEDLVQETMLTVWRKASYFDADRAGVATWIFTVARNIRIDHLRRQKDPSALPPDPENAADTVEDGMLGAERDAAVRDALTALSPEQQTIIRLSYFSEKSQTEIADELGIPLGTVKSRTRLAMNRLRGLLEDRS; via the coding sequence ATGAATGAAGCTTCGAACCCCGTTGAGCGTGATCACAAACCCGGTTTCCAGACCGGCCGGCGGCTTGCTGTGGTAAGTTCAAGGGACAAACAACAAACGCCCTCGCCCGATGCACTTGTCGACATGATGAGACAGGTCTCGCAGGATAGGGACCGTCAAGCTTTTGCCCTCCTCTTCCGCCATTTCGGGCCGAAGCTGAAAACCTTCTTCCTGCGCTGGACGATGTCGTCCGTCGCGGCGGAGGATCTCGTACAGGAGACGATGCTGACCGTTTGGCGCAAGGCATCGTATTTCGATGCGGATCGCGCGGGGGTCGCCACCTGGATCTTTACGGTCGCGCGCAACATTCGCATTGATCACCTGCGACGGCAGAAGGACCCCTCGGCTCTGCCGCCAGATCCTGAAAACGCAGCCGATACGGTCGAGGACGGAATGCTCGGCGCCGAGCGGGATGCGGCGGTGCGCGACGCGCTAACCGCGCTCTCGCCCGAGCAACAGACGATCATTCGCCTCTCGTATTTCAGCGAGAAATCGCAGACTGAAATCGCCGATGAGCTGGGCATCCCGCTCGGCACCGTGAAATCTAGAACACGCCTGGCCATGAACCGGCTTCGCGGGCTGCTGGAAGACAGATCATGA
- a CDS encoding SAM-dependent methyltransferase: protein MNLAVTAITAAERLPLPDHALRFGISRLVGRTRRLLAEGSGPTDRDFARSMSEWPIAVHTDDANAQHYELPAAFFSLVLGPRRKYSSCFYASPATTLAEAEIAALEETCRHADLADGQDILELGCGWGSLSLFMAERFLSGRIVSVSNSSSQRTYIEAEAKRRGLRNLTVITADMNTFSPDGTFDRIVSVEMFEHMSNWHCLLQRARSWIRDEGRLFLHVFSHRKTAYRFDHADKADWIAQYFFTGGVMPSHGLVRAFDDSFTVERDWRWNGKHYERTARDWLDNFDRNRDAVRAIFEATYGKDASVWMRRWRMFFLATAGLFGHANGEEWGVSHYRLSPAGAGR, encoded by the coding sequence ATGAACCTTGCCGTTACCGCCATCACCGCCGCCGAGCGGCTACCGTTACCCGATCATGCCCTGCGCTTCGGTATCAGCCGGCTCGTTGGCCGCACGCGCCGGCTACTGGCGGAAGGGAGCGGTCCGACGGACCGGGACTTTGCGCGCTCCATGAGCGAATGGCCCATCGCCGTGCATACCGATGATGCCAATGCCCAGCACTATGAGCTTCCCGCGGCATTCTTCTCGCTGGTGCTCGGCCCGCGCCGCAAATATTCATCCTGTTTCTATGCCTCGCCCGCCACGACACTCGCGGAAGCGGAAATCGCGGCGTTGGAAGAGACATGCCGTCACGCGGACCTCGCCGACGGGCAGGACATCCTCGAGCTCGGTTGCGGCTGGGGATCCCTCTCGCTGTTCATGGCAGAGCGCTTTCTGTCCGGTCGCATCGTCTCCGTTTCGAATTCATCCTCGCAGCGGACTTATATCGAGGCGGAGGCCAAGCGCCGCGGCCTTCGCAATCTCACCGTGATCACCGCGGATATGAACACCTTCTCGCCGGATGGCACCTTCGACCGCATCGTGTCGGTGGAAATGTTCGAGCACATGTCCAACTGGCATTGCCTGCTCCAGCGTGCACGCAGCTGGATCCGTGACGAGGGGCGGCTTTTCCTGCACGTCTTCTCGCATCGCAAGACGGCCTATCGCTTCGACCATGCCGACAAGGCGGACTGGATTGCGCAGTATTTCTTTACCGGCGGCGTCATGCCCAGCCATGGACTGGTTCGCGCGTTCGACGACAGTTTCACCGTCGAGCGGGACTGGCGTTGGAACGGCAAACATTACGAGCGCACCGCGCGGGACTGGCTCGACAATTTCGACCGAAACCGCGACGCGGTCCGAGCCATCTTCGAGGCGACCTACGGCAAGGACGCATCCGTCTGGATGCGGCGCTGGCGAATGTTTTTCCTCGCCACGGCCGGGCTCTTCGGCCATGCCAATGGAGAAGAATGGGGCGTGAGCCACTATCGCCTCAGCCCCGCCGGCGCAGGCCGGTGA
- a CDS encoding DUF1365 domain-containing protein: MKQIRVTSMADNGPPPSAAGTLYPGKVMHQRLHPFCHRFSYSVFSLLIDVDRLVALAGQTRLLAVNRAGILSFHERDHVEEDGETLRQFADRLLAPAGLERPAARILLLAYPRMFGYVFNPLSTYFAYDDEDRLIAIIYAVRNTFGERHSYVAPVLAGDISAAGIRQTRTKVFHVSPFMDMGLRYHFRILPPGRTVRVRIHETAGKDPVMAATFNADAALLTDAVLARCLIRFPFMTMKVMAGIHWEAFKLWLKGARFRTSPPPPETASYTDAA, encoded by the coding sequence ATGAAGCAGATCCGGGTCACCAGCATGGCAGACAACGGCCCACCGCCCTCTGCGGCCGGTACGCTTTATCCGGGAAAAGTGATGCACCAGAGGCTCCATCCCTTCTGCCATCGCTTCAGCTATAGCGTCTTTTCTCTTCTGATCGATGTCGACCGGCTTGTCGCTCTTGCCGGACAGACCCGCTTGCTTGCCGTGAACCGCGCGGGAATTCTGTCGTTCCACGAGCGCGATCACGTCGAAGAGGACGGCGAGACGTTGCGACAGTTCGCCGACCGCCTGCTGGCGCCCGCCGGTCTCGAAAGGCCCGCGGCCCGTATACTGCTCCTCGCCTACCCGCGCATGTTCGGTTATGTCTTCAACCCGCTCTCGACCTATTTCGCCTATGACGACGAAGACCGGCTGATTGCCATCATCTATGCAGTCAGGAACACCTTCGGCGAACGCCACAGCTACGTGGCACCGGTCCTTGCGGGCGACATCAGCGCCGCCGGCATCAGGCAGACGCGAACGAAGGTTTTTCATGTTTCCCCCTTCATGGACATGGGGCTGCGCTACCATTTCCGCATTCTCCCGCCCGGCAGGACCGTACGGGTGCGAATTCATGAGACCGCCGGCAAGGACCCCGTCATGGCCGCCACGTTCAATGCGGACGCGGCGCTGCTGACGGACGCCGTGCTGGCGCGCTGCCTGATCCGGTTCCCCTTCATGACGATGAAGGTGATGGCCGGCATCCATTGGGAAGCCTTCAAGCTGTGGCTGAAAGGGGCGCGCTTCCGCACAAGTCCGCCACCGCCGGAAACCGCGAGTTACACAGACGCCGCGTGA